Part of the Citrus sinensis cultivar Valencia sweet orange chromosome 2, DVS_A1.0, whole genome shotgun sequence genome, ACGTTAGACCGTCGGGGTTGTCCACGTCAGAGGGGTCGAAATAGAGATTGAAGTGGGTGTATCTACGCGTTCGGAAATTCTGGGCCGTTCGGTGGCGATAGATGTACTCGTCTCGCCACGTGGCGTGCAGGAGGTTAGTCCGGCCCCAAATTCGTCGAGTGAGACGGTGCCAGAGAAGATCAGAGCGTGAGACTGCTCGCCACGTGGAACAAACCTGCATGCAAACAAAACGCCACATACACACCCATGAGATTGTTCATGCATGCACGTAACTGTGGAATTCGATaagtaaaaatgttattttttttcgtgTGAAGACTTCGGAGTCCCTATTATTATACAATTTCTCATATAAGGCCATAGTTAATCCATATAATCAGATAGGTCCCTAAACTTGGTCTTCGATCTTGAAATCATGGGgttggtaaaaagaaaagatatgCAAATATTATATGGGTACCGACTGTACAGTAAGCATCTATTTGGCACAATCTCTTcgttttattgttaataatttctcaaatgcgcatttccatttttttttttttggttagaCCCATTTCCATTTGCTTCCTAGCTAGCTAGcaattaaatatttgcaaatggtaaaactaaaaactaaatataGTGAACAATGTTTTGTCACTGCAATATTACAGTTACTAAATGGAGTCCGACATGAGAGTATTAAGGGAAGAAAGCAGATGTATGCCGCAGCCCATGAATCTAAAGATCTATGAGAATAGTCCACGTGACTATGTGAGTAAAGgcttgtaaaataaaataaaattaaatgtttgaaaaattcaaaacttgaAGGTAGAGCCTGGAGCCATTGCCAGGGAGGCAGGAGAGACTAGGGACTAGAGAGCAGAGTAGAGGTAGTAGGCGTGTAAGACAAAGACAGTActgagaaaagagaaagatgtgTATGCTTTTGGATGTCGTCAGAGGAAAGAGCTCAGTTGAGTCAGTCAGTCAGAAaggaaataaagaagaagagagatgatgatgatattgatACATCGAAGTAGATGGAATTGATGCAGACTTGTCTCTGTCTTGTAGCAGCACCTATAGACTTGTTGTACTAGTACAAGCAGCAGTGACTTGGTTGgtacaaattaataatcacacccccaccccaccccaccccaccccacccTCTCGTCATTGACTCGATTCATAAATCCTACCATCAGGGAGAAAGCTTATATATAGCTTGGGACTGTGACAGCTCcttcatttgtttttgttcatCAATTCATGTTATTAAAAGGGATTCATATAAAAGGTACACATTCAAGTACAAAGAAAATGTGTTGTGATGAAACTTGAAAGTGGAGAGGAGATTTGTTTCATCTTGTTCGATGAGAGGAATCTAGAAAAGAGGACAAAAAGATTATATAGCTTATTATCTGTGGTCCATGCTCTCTAGAGTTGTTATCATGGAAAGCTAAagcttattatatatatagaacaTAGGATACATAAAACATACAAgcgtgtttttttttttttttaaatctctctTTCATTTCCAAGAAAGGCTTGGCAAAGGTCTGTCTCGTTAAAAGCAAAGAATCTATCACCCAACTTGCCTTTTTTCTGCCTTTCTTTGACTCTCATTTCTTATGGCTTCCACTTCCAACATCCCTCATTCCCTCTGGCTTTGCTTTTGCTCTGTATTTGCTTCCCCATAACCCCCCACGCCCTTACGCCCTTGCTAtgttggtttttgtttttctaaaatattttattacaagtGTATGCAACGAACAAACtaaaagagaacaaaacagAAGTCACCAAGGGGTGCTGGTTCTGGCCCCTGGCTTTAATTATGCGATCAGAATGAGAAGATTAGATGACATTATCTCTGAGGTGACATGGGAGACAGGAGCTTACTGTGCCAGCATTGGGCTCCATGTGCTTTTTGGTTATGCACATGCTGGCTTTTGACTCAAGATGCATGAAGAGAAGAATTGGGACCTAAAGAAAGCTAGGTGGGCTTTTAACGAGTTAAAAATGCAAGGTTGCAAAAGTAGTACTGTGTTCTATGCCTTATGCCCAGCAGTTAACCAGAAAcataaatactaaaaatttcaTTCGAAGaagaattctaaaattaaaggCATCATTTATTGCATGACAAAGAAGCATGAAGCAATGCAGGCTTGTACTTTTAAAGAGCACCCTGAGCTAATCTACAGAACAGATGATATAAGGCAAAAGTTCCTACATCTAtttattgttaacatatatagAAAAGTTATAGGCTAACAAGAACTGAGTCTGAATATTTCCTTCAATTATGCTGTATCCTACATGCTTGCTTGCCAAAAGAGCTCAAATAAAGTAGGTTTCAAGGTCTCACTATCTGCATTTTAGTGTAAGAAAAGCATTCAAATGGATTATATCTAGCTAGATTGCTAGGAAAGTTCAGTCAAAAAGTTATGggatttctattttttaaagctTGAAAAAGATCATGccaagaaagggaaaaaattcaaaaataatagtaaaaagaaatttaaatacaaaaaagagCCCCTTTCTTCAAGATTTCAAAAGGGGTCCAAAAATAGACATTTCTAAAGTAATAAAAAGGAGACTCAAGGAACTAACATTGCCCAAATGAAAACTACTCAAACCTGAAAGGGACATAAATTTTGTTAGAAACGGACCCATTTATCAAAAAGCGGTGAAGCCTTTGCAAGGAACAAAATTTTCTCCTTGGATGCTTATGTAAATCGAAAATATTATACACGTACAAGAAACCAGCATCCGTTCAACTCGTTTCCagtgatttgaattttgtcaaatagaggaaaaaacaaaaaataaaataaaatcaatatttaaattttggaatttattaTGTTTGAGTACACTGCAAAGTCCAAAACAACTTGTTGACTAAAGCAGGATTTAATTTGTCCATTTCTTTGAATAATATCTTTCTAATTTCATTAACAAAATCATCGCTAATATAACCTTATTTCAAGgcaacaaacaaattaaagttttaaccatcaaaaaattttactagGGCAAGAACATATAACATAACATACCTGAAACACATTGGCCAGGGCAGCGGCGGCAGCAAGGCGGCCGACAGAGCGAGAAGCCTCAATGGCGACTTGGGCAGCAAGGGCCTCAACGAAAGGTTCAGGCCACACTTCATTAACGGCACGTCGCCTTTGCCTTGAAGATGATGGCCCCTCAAAATCACCTCCTCTTCTTGCACCATAATGACCACCAACACCACCACTGCCATTGCCATTGCCATTGCCATCTtctgaagatgatgaagaagatgaagaagatgaagaagatgacatgagttataaaaagaagaagagaaatggGGGGCTACGAAGAAACAACGACAAAAAGTTGTAGATAAAGACACCAAGCGAGGGACCCAAAAGATGTGTCTCTCTGGGTTTCTTGGAGATATATATCGACAATgaaaaactttaattaatgTGTTATGacaattatattattcatttatttttcgttatagagtttttcttcttttcttttcttttcttttctttttttctctctctctcttcaaggGAGGGTTctgtttttcttcatttttattttttcccgcCCTGCAAAGACGGCGGGGAGAGTTAGTTTCAGGTTCCATGTGGAGAACCGCTGAGTTTTTCGTTTGTGCATAGTGTTCTTTCAGGTTCTTTTGAACGAGTTTCTCTCTCTGGTCCAACTTTCAGTCTCCTAATATCGTcttgattatattttaaaagaaatattgaaGACAAGATTCAAGAATAGCGCTTAAAGAAAAAGGCATTAAAAGTTGTTTATCACTTTTGTGGgttatcattattatattGTGAATACAATATACAATTTTAAACATTCAATGAGATGGTGGCTGGCTCGGTTGAAACGGTAACAAATGTGTCAGGATTTGATTGACCGGATTGTGAGACGCCAGCTAATGAAATTGTGACGCTTGGCACAATTGTATGaaggataaaaaaatcaatgcatTGACATATAGGGACGTGATGCCACCTCACCAAACATACATGCAAATCGAGCTCTAACAAGAGTACTCCTCGGCTCTTTTATAACATCCTTCACCTTCGTTTTGGCTCTCTCAACTTGTACAGTGACAGATGCTTTTAGTTATTGGGTATGTTTAAATTGGTTAAAATGAGAAACCAAACTTCTCATAATatgcatatacatatattaagcATATAAAGGTAATCCTATAGTGATACAAGATAATTTTCTAATACGAATGCACCAAACTTTAATGCACAAATTTTGGCATCAATTCATGAAGAAAGTTTTAGGCGTACGACAACATTATGGTAGTATGTAATATGATGATGATAGTATAATGATGTGATGGTGTTGGAATTCTCCGGTTCATGTAGTTCTTCTATCTCTCACATAAACAAGTTTTAATACCCATAATTTGCAAAAGCCAATGATATGATGctacttttttatttgctcTAAATTCGGTATCTTAATGTTGCAGGAAAATATTGGCAGTTTGAGATTTTGTTCTCATGGTAATGGACCAGAAGATGTTGAATAAAACAAGCGTGAATGTGGTGTCCCTCATGTTTTGTGCGCAAAAGAGAGTGCATATGATTTGTGATGATTGTCAACAATGgtcaatttattttgttgtttcaaatctaaatatagaaaaaaaaaaaagtaatgccggttttgaatttgatcaataatacttaaaaaataccAACAAAGCCCAATCCTGCGGAGGAAATCAAGTGAACTTCTAATGATTTGCCACTTTCATGACCAAAGCTAAAAGGAGCCATACATTAGCTTCTCAgctaagataaaaatttcagTATACATGCAATTGGATAATCGTcgtttacaattaatttaacttatttgGTCGGTGACCTACTTGGGAAAGGGGCTCAGTCAAAGAAAGTTCCATAATCTTTTTGCCTTTTTAGATAAATAactcataattttctttgaacattcaaattcaattgacCTCCCAACCTCcataatcattttatattactaaaattatttttgtataagatttttttattaatttatgtactCAAAACAGTTTAAtctattttagatattttttttcccctcaaatAAGAGTTGGGTctgttaaatttattgtattgATCAGGATATgtgtacttttatttatttatttatttatttatttaataaaaaaaacatgtgAATGTATTTCAAAGCAGGTAAAAAAGATGACTCTGAATCTGACTGGTATAGCATGCTCTTGTCTAATCAGCTAttctcaaaaatatatataataataggaGTGGAATAAATATTGGttggatttgttttgtttgtagTGGGTGTGAAATGTGAAATATGTTAACAAGAAAGGGGTGCAAATCTTCACTTTTGAAAGTACAAGTACAACTTCCCCCAGTTCCATCCAAACACTGTACAGTCTGCTACAACCATGACAATTTTTACAGCTTTTTTTGGGTCCTACCACCACCTAAAGCTTGAAAGCTGCAACCagtcataaataaaattcaactaGATAAGTCTTCTTTTCATACCTctgcaattaaattaagagcaaattttaatttatctccatatttttaatttatcttctaaaattttaaaaatattaatttatttttatttaaaaaagtaaaaagaggttttttttttaggagaTAAAAAGAGGTATTAATGattcttttatcttcttaacgattattaaaaataaattaatgcttttaaaatctttcgtattaaattaaaaattaccatTCTGGATGGAGGTGaatcaaaatttatctttaaattaatttgccCCATTTCTCTGTTGAGATTTGAGCAATTGCAACCTGTCAActtttgatattatatattagtaatttaatttcacattCTATATTACTAGTATCTTTGTGATCAATGCGTGCATTTATTtggatataaataaatagtaactTTTATTACACAGGTTTctgctattattattattgttactatTCTATTCCATGTATTGTTAGGTTTGCGTTttggtttgtttattttttataagggtATAAGATTCATTACGTTCCCTAACTTagtgtcattttctttttttctttaataaaatcctTTTGCATACCATTGAGGTTtacctaaaataaaaataaattaataatcacttTTTAGTGTAAAAgttcataaattatagaattCAAATGTTATGCTATACAGTAGTATTTAGTTGCCGAAATAGCAACATATATAGTGGTTGAATCGGGCCTTGAGTCGAAGAGGACTATAATAGAGAAACTATAAATTTGAATATGCGGTAGCATAAATTCTCTAAAATTGACAAGGACAGCAGTGGAGAAGGCCATAATGAAGAAATCATAAACTTTAGTtggtatgtgtgtgtgtgtgtatgtggtTAGTGTACGAGAGAGGGACAgagtaattttacaataaatctCTTACTTgacaaactaaaataaaacacaattttCAATACACTGCATAACAACATACACTGCACTAtagtatatgtgtgtgtacttctttttttaaccctATTCTTAAAAGGGATAAGCAAGAGATGAAAAATCAATCACTATCTTGTAAACGTATCATTACTTTAATACAGTAAAGGACAAGttaaaagatagaaaaaaataaattatagtgAATTATAGTATAAAATACATTGTATTAGAgtgtatttttcttatttttaacttatcttTTACTAAATAATGGCCCTAGAATTAAGATCTCATAAGGGATttcacaatttaattaaagtgcGGGATCCTAATTTTGGCCATTGGATTTGAATCtaatgatcttttttttttcttttcttaaatctGCCTGTGGTAAGGTCCGCCACGTGCAGATTTTATGATCCAAATCTAATGGCTCCAATTGGTattccaaaatttaaataaagtgcAATATCCCTTATTAGAAcctatatgtgtgtgtgtgtaaagtAAGGATGCCactaaattactaaaaaaatatatttaatatattagagattgtatttatttatttgttagtgtattaaaatcaatatttttttaatctattagTGGCATccttaatttgttaaaatgagGACATCCTCATtcgaaaaaaatatatatatatattagttttttatCTAGTGAgaatatttttactttgttaaaGTTAGGATgccactaaaatataaaaaacatgtttttcaatatattagatgctcttttttttttttttggtctgtTAGTGGTATTTCTCActctattaaaatgaagatATTATCACTAGAGAAAAgctatatatgtatgtatgtatgtattttgattattactaaaataaaagacaagttaaaagaaaaaataaataaaaactttaatgcaatatattttattctattcatatattaaaatatatttttaacttattttttattttaatatagttaGGGATCTCtaattaaaagtttatatttgCAAAGTAATGTTTCAACAAGGAatctcatattttattaaagtaaaattttttctaaaagaaaataaaaatacatactctaaaaaatattacattgaaataagtatttttattGTCTTATAGTTTATTccttattttaacaaaaaaggaGATTGCTTATTAGATGATAACTCTATATTATATACAGAGCTTCTTATGTGTGGGTgttaaaatttagattttcatGTGGATCTCAATGAACtactttttaacttttagtGTCCGAAAATTTGTATTGTCTTCTATCTTTTTAACTGCGTCCGCACTTTAGAAGCTCTGAGATCCCTGTTGGAACATTATTCACCTCCCCCATTCGAACATTACTTTCCTCTAGTACCATCACCTGCACCAGTAATCCATTCCATCGTCTCCTATTGTACCGTACCATGccaaatacatacatacatacatataggGTGAAACATAAAATCTATataaaaatggtaaaatacataaataaataaaaatctcataACAAAGAAACTCAGGCCTATAAATAGTTCCACCTATGCATGTGCGGTGTGAAATATGAGTTCAAGAGATGCCAACTTATGGTACCTAAAATTCAACCGCGTAGAATCATGCAACAGTAACCTTGCACGAAACTTcaacaaaaagagaaaaaaaattgtgcaaaaaattaaaataaattgcataATATGACTTGTATCAGATACAAAATGAATAGCCTTTTCTTTATATGATTCTCTTAAGCAGCATCCCAGGCGATTGTGCTCTCTTCTGTTTCTTGTGGACCATTCTTTTGGATCCCCAAGTTTTGGGCCAGCATGTTGTATTTTGCAGGCTTTTGATGGATGAGTCTCGGCTCATTTCATTGCCAACGCAATCTCTGTCTGTTTGACGATTGTGCAATTTTGTTAATTCACGAGATTCTTAAAGTTCAAGCCTGCTTTCCATGCTTAACTGAAAAGTTTGAGCTTGATTGCAAGAGttcaatcaattatttttaagcctTAACAAGCTGTGATAAAAATGtgtgtaaattaaaaatggttCAAAATTTGCTTAACATGAGATTCCTTTCCATTGAATAAAGGTTACCGTGCATACTTCTCTTTGGATAGTTATGCTTCCGTTGTCATTTTCTCATTGCTTAGGACTAAAGCATTGCAATTAAACCTTTCTGAATTCTGAAGcatattttaaagtaatatattgaaattgatGTAGATGTGAGACAGGGATAgattatatttatagtttaaaataGAATGAGATATAAATTGAACAATACCTGTTTGCAATTTATTATTCGAAAAATATTCTATCTTAAAAgccttttttgtttaaagttATTTGAAGTTGTAGGGAGTAGttagacaaaataaattaaattttcaattcctaAAGTTTCTTTAGGGTTTGAACTCGGTTGAtcagttaaataaatttattaaaaaattatttgattggaCCTCtggaataaacaaatatatggCTATCTATAAGAAacttcaataataaatttactattcTCTTAATTAGatgcataaatatataaaatggtGGTCTATGTATGATTAacatttatgttattattattattaactacgacaaaaaaatgaacttCAACTCCGATTACGAGAAAATACTTATTTCGTGAGAAATCAATGACATCCACCAATTAACATCCCCAAAAGTCAACAAAATTTAACGAATAACCAAACCTAATTTCAACAGTTATAAATGAAGATAGTTCGACATGCAACTGCAAGccaaactaataattaaatttctcgGTTGAAAATCATACAACAAGATTACACATTCCATGAACAGACAGATAGCTTGTATCACGCACATCGCACCTAACAAGATAGTCAAATTGAAGTTATGAGCTCTTGGAATGTGTTCATGGCACTGACAGGCAACCCCAAAACCAAAACGATACCGTTCTTGTCTTTCCCTTCCGGAATAAACAAACCCACTTCTTTAGGAATCCGAGTACTCCCGAACTGCGTCGGCTCTCCCCATCCAAAATCCGCAGCATTGAAAGCAATTCTCGTCCACGACGTGATCACCAGTGTTGCAGTCCAAGAAGGTGGCCTTGCGTTCACATCAAAGCTCTCTATAAACCCTTTAATATAATCCTCATTGACCATTTGAATCGCATTTTGCACCATTTTCACCGCAAATGAAAATGGCTTCTGTACCAACTCTTCCGCAGTACAAAGACATTGAGTTACTAAAACCCCGTTGCCGAAAAACCCTTTTGGCAGAGGATTAGTTTTAAGTTTTGATCTTATGTCTACTGTAAAAACAAGCTTGGTTTGTTGCTGGGGTTTCATTTTTAAAGCCTGGCTTCGGGCTCGCCATAAAAAAGCTGCCAGCACTGTGAAGCTTGAGCAATAAGTTAGCTCTCCATTctccattgctttcttctttaagCCTGCCAACCTGTTTTGATCAAATTTGAACGATTTgcaaatcattttttgttcttgGTACAAAGTTTCTATTTTTGATACGTCACTTATCTCAACTTCGGTTAATGTTTCTGAGTCATTTTTGTCAACCGAGGGCTTTTTAGGCATCAAAATAGATCTATCAAGAACTGGGGGCATGGTTAGGGTTATGCCCCTGGCTGTTTCAGCCCATGAATTCACGAACTGCATTGCTGATATCCCATCAACCATGCAGTGATTTATTGCCATACCAAAGACTAAACCTCCGCATTTGAATCTCGTTACCTACAATTAAATtcagagggaaaaaaaaaagaagctttTGTATCAGTATATTTTAGACGAAATGAATTTAGTTAGAATTCCTGAAGAATCTTAAAAGCAACTGACCTTTTGAAAAAACAActagaaattacaaaaaaacaTTTTGTACCTGTGCAGTCATAAGAGGCATTTCTAGTATATTTTCAACTCCTGGAACATCATAAACGAGATTCTCTAACATTACAGTGTCAGGAACGGTGATGTCACCAAGCTTTTCGATCTCAGAATCTGCAACTGCCTCAACAAACGGCACCCCCTTGATGCTATTATTGCACTCAACAAAAAGATTTCCACTAGAGCTTCTTCTTAATCTCCCCGCAAGGGGATAATAATGAACTAAAACTTTAGCCAGGGCTTGTTTTATCAAATCGCGAGCTTCTACGCCGCTTTTCTTGCCATCTAGCTTGTAAATGTAAACTGTTTTCATCATGTCGATGACGGCGTGATCCAAGCTTGACAAGAAATAAGGCTCCTTACAAGTTTCCGTTTCAGGTTGAATAAAAACTGGTTCAGTCATTCGTACCGAAATAGGAGTACAACCATTTTCCTGGGACTCTTCCATTGGAAACATTTATTGGTACCTGCAAATATTAAGCTCAAATTAATGTCTCGTCACATGAATTGATACATGTGTATGTAAGTGTAAGATTGCAATTATCATGAGTAGGTATGATTTATGTGACTGTGAAGACTTACCttcaaatcttttgagtaaaGAAATTGGAACTCGGCgtaatttgaatatatatgCATTAAGGAGGTGCGAGTCATAtcgttattaattatttctggCATCAGCACTGACCTAAAGCCCACGTCGATTATCAAAGGACTAAATATGTATAAGATTAGTCTTTAAGTTGGAAAAATAGTGTCTTATTACTTACAAATTACAATTAGAGACACCCATTATGATCCACTCCTCATTTTCGGAATCATTATGTAAGGAATTATAAAAGccattttttttaccaaagaTGTGAATTGGAGAAGATTGATAGATGAAACATGAACCAGAGACTGaatcttaataaaatcacTTAAAACTTTTTACAATATTGTTATGTAATGTTATAATTAAGAGATAAGTAAAACCTCCTGGTCCTggatattcaatttataatgtATGGCGCCCATCAAATTTGGAGTCAATTTTGATGCTCTTATACCTAAAtggggggaaaaaataattgaccTTATAGAAATTAACAGGTGAGTTTGGTGGTGGACCAGTGGCAACACTTTGGACTTGGGTTATAAGTTTCAGCTTTTGAGTACGCGAATTATCCAACCCATATTAGTATTACTTGCACTTAACAGGCTTTCCTGAGTGTAGAAGTGTGTGAGCaatttgaagataaattaatcTTAATCTAGCAAGTTTACggtaaaatatcataaaattaagaggcttaaaaaattaataatacaatccAATATATGAATAAGCTAGGattcaaattaaaactcaattgCAGGAtccataatattattaaaaatgatggAATTTCTGCATTATATCTTAAGTGATTAGACAATTATACACTTAATCCTTTGGATTTCCGAGGATTGTTATGTAATAAATGacataagtatttttttttaaaggaaaatgggGTCCAGCTAtgttgcaactgtggtacgATACCACAATTACTTTCAACCATTGGATCTAACTAATGTAACTATACAACTGTAGATCTAATAGCTGTCATACCACAGTTGCAACATAATTTTGCCCAggaaaatgacataaatttattatttataattttatatatatgctaATTATTTTACGCACTGGGAACACTGCTGTTGGCAGGGCTCATTTTGTCCAAAATTCAAggatttcatatttttaaattaccatTTTATACTAGCCACTGTTATAGAATTTGACATAATttgacatatttataaagttaattgatttttttttggtctatATACAAATTTCCTTTAGTTATATCTGCATGTGCTCGAGATGGAATCCCAAACCTTTTACAACATCATAAGAAATTTAATCGAGTGAACAACCGAGATCCACTGCAATATTGATTGAGATATCAACTTATTCACTtagttaatattaataaacaatCTTTTTATAATGGTGAATGCTTGAGATTAATCACTTAATCTTATCCAAATCGTCCCTGAATGACCATAGTCCATTTGTACcaccaaaaattattaaaaaaaaaaaaaagatggagtcatgaattaattatctttttcttgGATAAGAGGAAATGATTGTCTTTTTCTCAGCTAGTGGCCATTACACGCTACTCAAGTACATACTTAGGAGTAGGCAGTGGACACCAATGACACtaaagaaattagaaattgtTGAGAGTGGTAACGTGTTTCTCTCGAGCTTCTTGATGAATTTGGCAGCAATCATTCATTTATCTTTAAGTTATGACCGCGGTGAGCTTCATAGTGGATACTTGTCCCTTCTTCACTCTCATAAGTCAAATCCATTATGTGCTTCTTGAACCTTGAGAGCAAATACGATGTTTGTGGATGTGATTAACATAACCATCATCCGCAATAACAGGCActcaaacaaaaagaagattataaGTTACGATAAAAGTAAtctaaaaaaactcaaaagaaaatctCTATTTCCTTTGAGCCTTTCACCTGCCAAAGTCCAAGTCAAACCTACTTTGCTTGCATTGTAATAAACCAGAAGCATAATTTATTTGCATTTCGGATACCCGGAATTTGGATAATACGAAAGTACTCGATATTTTGGGGCCGCTTTTTGGGCCCATTAAATTACCCCTTGTAGCCGAAGAAGGCCTAGACCCAAAACTACTGTAATTTTTGGAGTCGCTCAGGGTCTTATGTTTACTGGCATATAAAACTGTAATGAATAACTTATCACAAGTTTGTATCAATTAGCTTTTAGagtattcaaattttttacccCTCAACTTATCTCTttatctccttttttttttttttcattttaacttgaaatatct contains:
- the LOC102627902 gene encoding omega-hydroxypalmitate O-feruloyl transferase-like, with translation MFPMEESQENGCTPISVRMTEPVFIQPETETCKEPYFLSSLDHAVIDMMKTVYIYKLDGKKSGVEARDLIKQALAKVLVHYYPLAGRLRRSSSGNLFVECNNSIKGVPFVEAVADSEIEKLGDITVPDTVMLENLVYDVPGVENILEMPLMTAQVTRFKCGGLVFGMAINHCMVDGISAMQFVNSWAETARGITLTMPPVLDRSILMPKKPSVDKNDSETLTEVEISDVSKIETLYQEQKMICKSFKFDQNRLAGLKKKAMENGELTYCSSFTVLAAFLWRARSQALKMKPQQQTKLVFTVDIRSKLKTNPLPKGFFGNGVLVTQCLCTAEELVQKPFSFAVKMVQNAIQMVNEDYIKGFIESFDVNARPPSWTATLVITSWTRIAFNAADFGWGEPTQFGSTRIPKEVGLFIPEGKDKNGIVLVLGLPVSAMNTFQELITSI